Proteins co-encoded in one Methylomonas albis genomic window:
- a CDS encoding DUF2797 domain-containing protein: protein MLGSLQKMTSALAAPVQYRLPVGAQEIELNPLLGKKLTLRYSGQIFCLHCAKKTNKSFNQGYCYPCFIKLAQCDMCIMKPETCHYAAGTCREPSWGEEFCFQPHILYLANSSGIKVGITRQSQTPTRWIDQGAVQALPIFKVASRHLSGLIEVTLAKHVSDKTSWQQMLKNNTVPLDLPAIRDDLLTECAEQLQTINAQFPDSPPQLLSDAQPLTLDYPVLQYPCKVKSFNFDKEPLVSGILVGIKGQYLIFDNGVINIRKYSGYEVEVVV, encoded by the coding sequence GTGTTAGGCAGTCTGCAGAAAATGACCAGCGCGTTGGCCGCGCCAGTGCAATACCGTTTGCCGGTCGGCGCACAGGAAATCGAACTAAACCCTCTCTTGGGCAAAAAACTCACGCTGCGCTACAGCGGCCAAATCTTTTGCCTGCATTGCGCTAAAAAAACTAACAAAAGCTTTAATCAAGGCTACTGCTACCCCTGCTTCATCAAACTAGCGCAATGCGATATGTGCATCATGAAGCCGGAAACCTGCCACTACGCCGCCGGCACTTGCCGCGAACCGAGTTGGGGTGAGGAATTTTGCTTTCAACCGCATATCCTTTACCTGGCCAATTCTTCCGGCATCAAAGTGGGCATCACCCGCCAATCGCAAACCCCAACCCGCTGGATCGATCAAGGCGCGGTGCAGGCCTTACCCATTTTTAAAGTCGCTTCCCGCCATCTGTCGGGTTTGATCGAAGTCACCTTGGCCAAGCACGTCAGCGATAAAACCAGCTGGCAGCAAATGCTGAAAAACAACACCGTGCCCTTGGATTTGCCGGCTATCCGCGACGACTTGCTCACCGAATGCGCCGAGCAATTGCAAACCATCAACGCGCAATTTCCAGACAGCCCCCCGCAGCTGCTCAGCGATGCCCAACCGCTAACCCTGGACTATCCGGTATTGCAATACCCCTGCAAAGTGAAATCGTTTAATTTCGATAAAGAACCCTTAGTGTCCGGCATCTTAGTAGGCATCAAAGGCCAGTATTTGATCTTCGACAACGGCGTAATCAATATCCGCAAATACTCGGGGTACGAAGTGGAAGTGGTGGTTTGA
- a CDS encoding M35 family metallo-endopeptidase: MDSFTEAYGKARSVVQSQKFEAEWTKFLSTEVKLNSLLAADGPDPLFASGLDKLRAKILKEAEGKRGEAILAACKTSPATGSSDERASTLKLLWHLYRSSKRGGQDVWIYSPPKDFATWIYAEIAGAEASYKDKLEKTTEVYSEAEREVMCDALGHALAATQKACVKLSAPDATTTATVKSWFAEENTTDDQIKQAIKTLLEGYKKLSDVLNSTTLVFSDEPLDRNAGGWKDWAFVRPTEKMNVVYIQGAFLKAAGSTGRLWICVETIIHEVSHRVLGTTDHQYDYKGLKPSKTGLTFDKALQNADTWGYFCVDLVGMLSDSDRTKTLKVA; this comes from the coding sequence ATGGATTCATTTACCGAAGCCTACGGCAAAGCCAGATCAGTCGTCCAAAGTCAGAAATTTGAAGCTGAATGGACCAAGTTTTTGAGCACTGAGGTCAAATTAAACAGCCTACTCGCTGCCGATGGTCCTGACCCGCTTTTCGCTTCCGGCCTAGATAAACTGCGCGCAAAAATTCTCAAGGAAGCGGAAGGCAAGCGCGGGGAAGCAATCCTAGCCGCGTGCAAAACCAGTCCCGCAACGGGTTCTAGCGACGAACGCGCCTCCACCCTCAAGCTCTTATGGCATCTCTATCGCAGCAGCAAACGCGGCGGACAGGATGTGTGGATTTATTCGCCTCCAAAGGACTTCGCGACTTGGATTTACGCCGAAATCGCGGGCGCCGAAGCCAGCTACAAAGATAAGCTCGAAAAGACCACGGAAGTTTATTCAGAGGCCGAACGCGAGGTTATGTGCGATGCCTTAGGCCACGCGTTGGCTGCCACGCAAAAAGCCTGCGTCAAACTATCGGCACCTGACGCGACAACCACTGCCACCGTTAAAAGCTGGTTTGCCGAAGAGAACACCACCGACGATCAAATTAAGCAAGCAATTAAAACGCTGCTTGAAGGCTACAAAAAACTTTCCGATGTGCTCAACTCAACGACCCTGGTGTTCTCGGACGAACCGCTTGACCGAAATGCGGGAGGCTGGAAAGATTGGGCGTTTGTAAGGCCCACCGAAAAGATGAATGTAGTGTACATCCAGGGGGCTTTTCTCAAGGCCGCTGGCAGCACGGGCCGACTGTGGATTTGTGTAGAAACCATCATCCACGAAGTGTCGCATCGAGTGCTAGGTACAACCGATCACCAGTACGACTACAAGGGACTCAAACCCTCCAAGACGGGCCTGACATTTGATAAGGCCTTACAAAATGCAGACACTTGGGGATATTTCTGTGTCGATCTGGTCGGCATGCTCTCGGATAGCGATCGCACCAAAACACTCAAGGTTGCCTAA
- the alr gene encoding alanine racemase, whose amino-acid sequence MTPAACVRLDLDAVRHNLAQVKRYAPDNKIMAVIKANGYGHGMARVATALDLADGFAVARVDEGVRLRQAGFKQAITVLQGFVCVDELLQLLKYQLAAVIHTPQQIAILQQQADADGKLAVWLKMDTGMNRLGFKGADFNAAYQQLLGCARVEQPINLITHFANADDLLDDKTRRQIDLFNDAVKDYPGQRSIANSAGIIGWPNVRFGSAQDRASDWVRPGLMLYGCSPFAGKTGADFGLQPVMSLHSRLIAVKDVAAGETVGYSGTWQCKTATRLGVISIGYGDGYHRHTKSGAPVLVNGQREPLIGRVSMDMITVDLNQQPDAQPGDPVTLWGEGLPVEEIARYAETIPYTLLCGITQRVQVIEQGLD is encoded by the coding sequence ATGACCCCTGCGGCTTGTGTGCGTCTGGATTTGGACGCCGTGCGCCACAACTTGGCGCAAGTGAAGCGTTACGCGCCAGACAACAAAATCATGGCGGTGATCAAGGCCAACGGCTACGGCCATGGCATGGCGCGAGTAGCCACCGCGTTGGATTTAGCCGACGGTTTTGCGGTGGCGCGAGTAGACGAGGGCGTCAGGCTCCGGCAAGCCGGCTTTAAACAAGCCATCACCGTGTTGCAGGGCTTTGTTTGCGTCGATGAATTGTTGCAGCTATTGAAGTATCAATTGGCAGCGGTGATCCACACCCCGCAGCAAATCGCTATTTTGCAACAGCAAGCCGACGCCGACGGCAAACTTGCCGTTTGGTTGAAAATGGACACAGGCATGAACCGTTTGGGTTTTAAGGGTGCCGATTTCAACGCCGCTTACCAGCAATTGCTGGGCTGCGCGCGGGTCGAGCAACCGATCAATCTAATCACCCATTTTGCCAACGCAGACGACTTGCTGGACGACAAAACCCGTCGGCAAATCGATTTGTTCAACGATGCGGTAAAAGACTACCCCGGCCAGCGCAGCATCGCCAACTCGGCCGGGATTATCGGCTGGCCGAATGTTCGCTTCGGTTCCGCTCAAGATCGCGCTAGCGATTGGGTTAGGCCGGGGCTGATGCTCTATGGTTGTTCGCCGTTTGCCGGCAAGACCGGCGCGGACTTTGGTTTGCAGCCGGTGATGAGTTTGCATTCACGGCTGATCGCGGTTAAGGATGTCGCCGCCGGCGAAACTGTCGGCTACAGCGGCACCTGGCAATGCAAAACCGCGACTCGGCTGGGCGTGATTTCCATCGGCTACGGCGACGGCTACCACCGCCACACCAAGAGCGGCGCGCCGGTGTTGGTAAACGGCCAACGGGAGCCCTTAATCGGTCGGGTATCCATGGACATGATCACCGTCGATCTCAACCAACAACCGGATGCGCAACCCGGCGACCCCGTGACCTTGTGGGGCGAAGGCTTGCCGGTGGAAGAAATTGCCCGTTACGCGGAAACCATTCCCTACACCTTGCTGTGCGGGATTACGCAGCGGGTACAGGTCATTGAGCAGGGGCTGGACTAG
- the dnaB gene encoding replicative DNA helicase: MSEDYYFTPDQAVESLKVPPHSIQAEQSVLGGLMLDNQTWDSVADKVIETDFYRRDHRLIFRSIAQLAEKQDPFDVVTLSEVLETTGELQDVGGLAYLSMLARDTPSAANIVAYANIVRDRSVLRQLIHVGTEISDSAFTTEGRETADLLENAERRVFEIAEQRQRGQGGFHSIKSLLAKAVDKIETLYELDGDITGASTGFTDLDEKTSGLQPADLIIVAGRPSMGKTTIAMNMAENVALKTGMPVAVFSMEMPGESLAMRMMSSLGRIDQHKVRTGKLDDDDWPRLTSAINLLAETKLFIDDTPALTPTEVRSRARRLTREHGQLGLIVLDYLQLMQSPASGDNRVQQISDISRGLKALAKELNVPVIALSQLNRNLEQRPNKRPVMSDLRESGAIEQDADLIIFVYRDEVYHEDSPDKGIAEVIIGKQRNGPLGTVRLTFLGQYTRFENFAGVYNGPEDYE; this comes from the coding sequence ATGTCCGAAGACTACTATTTCACCCCCGATCAAGCTGTCGAATCCTTAAAAGTGCCGCCGCATTCCATTCAGGCCGAGCAATCGGTGCTGGGTGGTTTGATGCTGGACAACCAGACCTGGGATTCAGTGGCCGACAAAGTTATCGAGACTGACTTTTACCGTCGCGACCATCGCTTGATTTTTCGTTCTATCGCGCAGTTGGCGGAGAAGCAAGACCCGTTTGATGTGGTGACGCTTTCTGAAGTTTTAGAAACCACCGGTGAATTGCAGGATGTCGGCGGCTTGGCTTACTTAAGTATGCTGGCGCGGGATACGCCCAGCGCCGCGAACATCGTCGCCTATGCCAACATCGTTCGGGATCGTTCGGTATTGCGGCAACTTATCCATGTTGGTACTGAAATTTCCGATTCCGCATTTACCACGGAAGGCCGGGAGACCGCGGATTTATTGGAAAATGCCGAGCGCCGGGTATTCGAAATTGCCGAACAACGCCAGCGCGGCCAAGGCGGTTTCCATTCCATCAAGTCCTTGTTGGCCAAAGCGGTCGACAAAATCGAGACGCTTTACGAGCTGGATGGCGACATCACCGGCGCCAGCACTGGCTTCACCGATCTGGATGAGAAAACCTCGGGTCTGCAGCCTGCCGATTTAATTATCGTCGCCGGGCGGCCGTCGATGGGCAAAACCACGATTGCGATGAATATGGCCGAAAACGTGGCGTTAAAAACGGGCATGCCGGTGGCAGTGTTCAGTATGGAGATGCCAGGCGAATCCTTGGCGATGCGGATGATGTCTTCGCTGGGCCGCATCGATCAGCATAAAGTGCGTACCGGCAAACTGGATGACGACGATTGGCCGCGTTTGACCTCGGCAATTAATTTGCTCGCCGAGACCAAACTGTTCATAGATGACACGCCAGCGCTGACCCCGACTGAGGTCCGCTCGCGCGCCCGCCGTTTGACCCGCGAACACGGCCAATTGGGTTTGATCGTACTGGACTATTTGCAGTTAATGCAATCGCCGGCCAGCGGGGATAACCGGGTGCAGCAGATTTCCGATATTTCCAGGGGCCTGAAGGCGCTCGCCAAAGAACTGAATGTCCCAGTCATCGCCTTATCGCAGTTAAATCGAAACTTGGAGCAACGCCCCAACAAGCGCCCGGTGATGTCCGACTTGCGTGAGTCCGGCGCGATCGAGCAGGACGCCGATTTGATCATCTTTGTTTACCGCGACGAGGTCTATCACGAAGATAGCCCGGACAAAGGTATCGCCGAGGTGATTATCGGCAAGCAGCGGAATGGTCCTTTGGGGACGGTGCGCCTGACCTTTCTGGGTCAATACACCCGCTTCGAGAATTTCGCCGGTGTCTATAACGGCCCCGAGGATTACGAATGA
- a CDS encoding LamG domain-containing protein — MNGIKRKTLSTAACLLALVGLFKSTAQAETGNVVLWNKLGSNIEVVNSEVGPSGSIQGNNYAYEPAKFGNGYVRKALWNWVEFPGQIMTSLAQKGTISMWVVPKVTQPQPYNYGIFGLVGHPYSGQQDSFFLAWGDGVTGQGFFGGISSTNIMTPLEPRQFVAQIGVAFHAAIAWNVNGIDGGSDTLRVYRDGQLISASSAQWNPATIPASGFVLGSEAESDGNSYDKYIVDNVVAYDYAKTDFSDRFIENPVDCEVGGLPELSAGISSKTGTQSGRIWTITLTNNSRCPAENTQIDDLRLTQLSGSTCTPTTTSPASFPLGVGNIAAGTKVSGTATINFNGCPNTARFKATVTFSSNSGEVTGSKTLTNQFR, encoded by the coding sequence ATGAACGGAATTAAACGCAAAACCCTATCTACCGCCGCATGCCTGCTGGCTTTGGTCGGCTTGTTCAAGTCTACAGCCCAAGCTGAAACCGGTAATGTGGTGTTATGGAACAAATTGGGCAGCAACATCGAAGTCGTCAATAGCGAAGTCGGCCCCAGTGGCAGCATTCAGGGCAACAACTATGCATACGAGCCGGCCAAATTCGGCAACGGCTACGTCCGAAAGGCCCTTTGGAATTGGGTTGAGTTTCCCGGCCAAATTATGACGAGCTTGGCGCAAAAAGGGACTATATCAATGTGGGTGGTCCCCAAAGTAACGCAACCTCAGCCCTACAATTACGGTATTTTCGGCTTGGTCGGCCACCCGTATTCAGGGCAACAAGATAGCTTTTTCCTAGCCTGGGGCGATGGGGTAACTGGCCAGGGCTTCTTCGGCGGCATCTCTTCTACCAATATCATGACGCCATTGGAACCTCGGCAATTTGTCGCACAAATTGGTGTAGCATTCCATGCCGCCATCGCCTGGAACGTGAACGGCATAGACGGTGGTAGCGATACATTAAGAGTTTATCGAGACGGACAATTGATAAGCGCGAGTTCCGCACAATGGAATCCAGCCACTATTCCCGCCTCGGGCTTTGTGTTGGGATCGGAAGCGGAATCTGACGGTAACTCCTATGACAAATACATCGTTGACAACGTCGTGGCTTACGACTACGCCAAAACCGACTTTTCCGACAGATTCATCGAAAATCCGGTGGATTGCGAAGTGGGTGGACTACCGGAACTATCAGCAGGTATCAGTAGTAAAACCGGGACCCAGAGCGGCCGCATCTGGACCATCACGCTAACCAACAACAGCCGGTGTCCGGCGGAAAATACCCAGATCGACGATTTGCGTTTGACGCAGCTAAGCGGCAGCACATGCACACCAACGACCACCAGTCCGGCCAGTTTCCCCTTGGGTGTGGGCAATATAGCGGCGGGAACTAAGGTAAGCGGCACAGCGACCATCAATTTTAACGGCTGCCCCAACACCGCCAGATTTAAAGCGACCGTTACGTTTAGTAGCAACAGCGGCGAAGTAACCGGATCGAAAACCCTAACCAATCAATTTCGCTAG
- a CDS encoding HD-GYP domain-containing protein: protein MDSQHIDLHRSIISLSCALDLVGIDEVKHGKRVAMMAWHIAGKLEWPAVDRLSILYAGMLHDCGVAKIREHRQLTESLEWDGAEAHCIRGAEYLDVCPPLAYLAEEIRYHHTRWEHLLELPLSPRVRLRANLLFLADRIDVLQAPYLASEQILVAAPNIVERLLSYSGSLFAPELLAAFAELAKSQAFWLAMDPDYLDEDLRELGRDLPAVDLAYPSLREMARLFSRVVDAKSPYTEQHSERVAQIARHLAMELGVTGCELEQVEIAGLLHDIGKLRVSEDIIDKPSSLTVEERACMQRHSYDTYRILQRVFTESKIPQWAGLHHENLRGEGYPFKTVGKSLELECRIISVADIFQALAQSRPYREGMQLADIIEHLQHRVAEGVLDSVVVAKLVENADAYYELAQGYCPMD, encoded by the coding sequence ATGGATAGTCAGCATATCGATTTGCACCGCTCAATTATTTCTTTGAGTTGCGCGTTGGATTTGGTCGGTATCGACGAAGTGAAACATGGCAAGCGAGTGGCGATGATGGCTTGGCATATTGCCGGCAAACTCGAGTGGCCGGCGGTTGACCGCTTGAGCATTCTGTATGCTGGTATGCTGCATGATTGTGGGGTGGCCAAAATTCGTGAGCATCGGCAATTGACCGAGTCACTGGAATGGGATGGTGCGGAAGCGCATTGTATCCGCGGTGCCGAGTATTTAGACGTCTGCCCACCCCTGGCTTATTTGGCCGAGGAGATTCGCTACCATCACACCCGCTGGGAGCATTTACTCGAGTTGCCGTTGTCACCCAGGGTGCGCTTACGAGCCAATTTGCTGTTTCTGGCGGATCGTATCGATGTGTTGCAAGCACCCTATCTAGCTAGCGAGCAAATCCTGGTGGCTGCGCCAAACATTGTTGAGCGATTGCTGAGCTATTCCGGATCGTTGTTTGCGCCGGAATTGTTGGCAGCTTTTGCCGAACTGGCCAAAAGTCAGGCGTTTTGGCTGGCGATGGACCCGGATTATCTGGACGAGGATTTACGCGAACTAGGACGGGATTTACCGGCTGTGGATTTAGCTTATCCGTCATTGCGAGAAATGGCGCGTTTGTTCTCGCGGGTGGTGGATGCGAAAAGCCCCTATACCGAGCAGCATTCGGAGCGGGTTGCGCAAATCGCTCGGCACTTGGCGATGGAATTGGGGGTTACCGGCTGCGAACTGGAGCAAGTAGAGATTGCGGGGCTGCTACACGACATCGGTAAGCTAAGAGTGTCCGAGGATATTATTGATAAGCCCAGCAGCCTGACCGTCGAGGAAAGAGCCTGTATGCAGCGGCATAGTTACGATACTTATCGGATTTTGCAGCGGGTATTTACCGAGTCCAAGATTCCGCAATGGGCCGGTTTGCACCATGAAAACCTGCGCGGCGAAGGTTATCCATTCAAGACTGTAGGCAAATCCCTGGAGCTGGAATGCCGGATTATCAGCGTCGCCGATATCTTTCAGGCTTTGGCGCAGTCGCGACCGTATCGTGAGGGTATGCAACTGGCCGACATTATCGAGCATTTACAGCATCGCGTCGCTGAAGGCGTATTGGACAGCGTTGTGGTCGCCAAGTTGGTCGAAAATGCGGATGCGTATTATGAATTGGCGCAGGGCTATTGCCCGATGGATTAA
- a CDS encoding EAL domain-containing protein — MIKCPQSGFRLWIRASLKRQLAIAFGSVALVAMLALAGLLLRQQWHFLDEANMRRAMALANGLARSSESWVLANDLVGLDEIVQGYIDTPSLEHIFILDPGGKVLASTQSGEVGRYLNDSVSLALLKQTPESRILIVSKNLIDVAAPVMVEQRHVGWARVELNQDDTKASLRALAVNHFEFIAITSLVLIAASIWLGQRMSDRLRQLGSVAQRIADGDRSVRAVSGAGDEISNLAVNVNHMLDTITRSEQDLGKLNRVYAAWTECVNTIAREPRESVLLDRLCQILAETIGLRLVFIGFTDAMADWVDIAAASDWELSFLKALKLSARADRPEGQGAWGRALRSQHPEIVNDFQSSPTTGLWHAIAAAESIRSVATFPLSRGGKIVGGIAVYSIELDFFNADLIALLNGLSIDISFALDNIDRETQRRQSETELRLAASVFDNSQEGIIITDAQEVIIRVNSTFSKLSGYSPNEVLGQTPRIMASGSHDRLFYQAMWERIGTQGYWQGEVINRRKSGELFPEWLCITRVLDADGCVTHYVGTFVDITDRKLDEERIHKLAFYDPLTQLPNRRLLIERLRQALVESQRSQLYGALMFMDLDRFKILNDTQGHDMGDQLLIEAGKRISECVREQDTVARLGGDEFVVMLEALADDQSSAIVIAQRIGDKLLTSLRQPYQLSRLDREGLPASVMHHSSASIGMTLFQGAAIHGEDLLKQADVAMYQAKQAGRNKLCAYNIQMQAHINARAVLETELRQALQDKQFTLYYQVQVDVSGNVLGAEVLLRWLHPLRGWVAPADFIPLAEETGLINELGEWILAESCKTLAVWAQSPVSSDLTLAINVSAKQFNQHHFVEQLAVLIGHYGCNPQQLKLEITESLVLGDIEEAIAKIGKLQGLGVRVSMDDFGTGYSSLAYLQRLPLSQLKIDRSFVGNVLTNSHDAAIIRTILLLGDSLGIDVIAEGVETEQQRLYLLANGCRYFQGFLFGQPEPLPDFERRIDAIALS; from the coding sequence ATGATTAAATGTCCGCAATCAGGCTTTAGACTTTGGATAAGAGCGTCGTTAAAACGACAACTGGCTATTGCGTTTGGCAGCGTGGCTTTGGTTGCGATGTTGGCACTGGCCGGACTGTTGCTGAGGCAACAATGGCACTTTCTTGACGAGGCCAACATGCGTCGGGCCATGGCCCTGGCAAACGGTTTGGCCCGCAGTAGCGAATCCTGGGTGTTGGCCAACGATCTGGTCGGGCTGGATGAAATTGTGCAAGGCTATATTGATACACCCAGCTTGGAGCACATTTTTATATTGGACCCGGGCGGCAAAGTGTTGGCATCAACCCAGTCGGGCGAAGTGGGACGATACCTGAACGATAGCGTCAGCCTGGCGTTGTTAAAACAAACGCCCGAGTCGCGGATATTGATCGTCAGCAAAAATCTGATCGATGTCGCGGCGCCTGTCATGGTTGAGCAGCGGCACGTGGGTTGGGCAAGAGTGGAATTGAATCAGGACGACACTAAAGCCAGTTTACGCGCGCTGGCTGTCAACCATTTTGAGTTTATCGCCATTACCTCCTTGGTGCTGATTGCCGCTTCCATCTGGCTGGGGCAGCGTATGAGCGATCGCTTGCGACAATTGGGCAGCGTTGCTCAGCGCATCGCCGACGGTGACCGCTCGGTGCGGGCGGTTAGCGGTGCGGGCGACGAAATCAGCAATTTGGCCGTCAATGTTAATCACATGCTGGATACCATCACGCGTTCCGAGCAAGATCTTGGCAAATTGAATCGGGTTTATGCTGCTTGGACGGAATGCGTCAATACCATTGCCCGTGAACCCAGGGAGTCTGTATTACTCGATCGGTTGTGCCAAATTTTGGCGGAAACCATCGGTTTACGCTTGGTATTCATCGGTTTTACCGATGCCATGGCGGACTGGGTGGACATTGCCGCGGCCAGCGATTGGGAGTTGTCATTTCTGAAAGCCTTAAAGTTGTCTGCGCGCGCGGATAGGCCGGAAGGTCAAGGGGCTTGGGGGCGAGCACTGCGCAGCCAACACCCGGAAATTGTGAATGACTTTCAATCTTCGCCTACTACCGGACTTTGGCACGCAATAGCCGCCGCCGAGTCGATACGCTCGGTCGCCACGTTTCCGTTATCGCGCGGCGGCAAAATCGTGGGCGGGATTGCGGTCTATTCGATTGAACTCGATTTTTTCAATGCCGATTTGATCGCCTTGCTGAACGGTTTGAGTATAGATATTTCTTTTGCCTTGGATAATATTGACCGCGAAACTCAACGCCGACAAAGTGAAACCGAGCTACGCCTAGCGGCATCGGTGTTCGACAACAGTCAGGAAGGCATCATTATTACTGACGCCCAGGAAGTGATTATCCGCGTCAATTCTACTTTTTCTAAATTGAGCGGATACTCTCCGAACGAAGTGCTAGGGCAAACGCCTAGAATTATGGCATCGGGCAGTCACGACCGACTGTTTTACCAGGCTATGTGGGAGCGCATTGGCACGCAGGGTTATTGGCAAGGGGAAGTTATTAATCGGCGTAAAAGCGGCGAACTGTTTCCGGAATGGTTATGCATTACCCGCGTACTGGATGCGGACGGCTGCGTTACGCACTATGTCGGCACATTTGTCGATATTACCGACCGAAAACTCGATGAAGAACGTATTCATAAACTGGCGTTTTACGACCCGCTGACTCAGTTACCCAATCGTCGCCTGTTAATCGAGCGCCTGCGTCAGGCCTTGGTCGAAAGCCAGCGCAGCCAGTTGTATGGGGCGCTGATGTTCATGGACCTGGATCGGTTTAAGATACTCAACGATACCCAGGGGCACGATATGGGTGATCAGTTATTGATCGAGGCCGGTAAACGCATCAGTGAATGCGTACGGGAACAGGATACGGTTGCCCGACTCGGCGGTGATGAGTTTGTGGTTATGCTCGAAGCCCTGGCTGACGATCAGAGCAGCGCGATTGTGATTGCGCAACGCATTGGTGACAAATTACTCACCAGTCTAAGGCAGCCCTATCAATTGTCTCGACTCGACAGGGAAGGATTGCCGGCGTCGGTGATGCATCATTCCAGCGCCAGTATCGGCATGACGCTGTTTCAGGGAGCGGCGATTCATGGCGAGGATTTACTTAAGCAAGCCGATGTGGCGATGTATCAGGCCAAACAAGCCGGTCGCAATAAATTATGCGCCTACAATATTCAGATGCAGGCGCATATCAATGCCCGTGCAGTGCTTGAAACTGAGCTGCGTCAGGCTCTGCAAGACAAGCAATTTACGCTTTATTACCAGGTTCAGGTGGATGTCAGCGGCAACGTCTTGGGTGCCGAGGTTTTATTGCGTTGGCTGCATCCGTTGCGCGGTTGGGTGGCGCCGGCTGACTTTATTCCGCTTGCCGAGGAGACCGGACTGATCAATGAATTGGGCGAATGGATTTTGGCCGAGAGTTGCAAAACGCTGGCGGTTTGGGCACAAAGTCCTGTAAGCAGCGATTTGACGCTGGCTATTAATGTCAGCGCCAAACAATTCAATCAACATCATTTTGTGGAGCAATTGGCGGTGTTGATTGGCCACTATGGCTGTAATCCGCAGCAGTTGAAGCTGGAAATTACCGAAAGTCTGGTGCTGGGTGACATTGAGGAAGCCATTGCAAAGATTGGCAAACTGCAGGGTTTGGGGGTGAGGGTTTCGATGGACGATTTCGGCACCGGCTATTCTTCTTTGGCTTATTTGCAACGATTGCCGTTGTCGCAATTAAAGATTGATCGTTCATTTGTCGGCAATGTACTCACAAACAGTCACGATGCTGCCATCATTCGTACTATTTTGCTATTGGGTGACAGTCTTGGCATAGACGTCATTGCCGAAGGCGTGGAAACCGAACAACAGCGCCTCTATTTACTGGCCAACGGTTGCCGATATTTTCAAGGTTTTCTGTTTGGTCAGCCCGAGCCGCTGCCTGATTTCGAACGGCGGATCGACGCAATAGCGTTATCATAG
- a CDS encoding phosphate/phosphite/phosphonate ABC transporter substrate-binding protein — MSISNVCKYFLLLWVLVCQPAGAEDVGAEHSATLVDWLSWQWQRFSKLTTSDSYSPSVSDRSQQARKEYIVGVHPLHNPKRLFAVYGPIVDRINSDLPDVTVRLEASRNYEEFDKKLYSGHFDFAMPNPYQTVRSLAHGYRVFGKMADDEDFRGIILVRKDSGIQQVSDLKGKAVAYPAATALAATMIPQQYLHSHGIDINTDIENRYVGSQESSIMNVLLGDVAAAATWPVPWKIFMAEHPEQAAQLDVKWQTEAMVNNGWVARADVPAELVERFARQLFSLQDDEAGRKLLQAVPVSRFEPATEQTYQPVRIFLENFNRTIRPIEQ; from the coding sequence ATGTCGATCTCGAATGTGTGTAAATATTTTTTGTTGTTGTGGGTATTGGTTTGCCAGCCAGCGGGAGCGGAGGACGTGGGCGCGGAACATAGCGCGACTCTTGTGGATTGGTTGAGTTGGCAATGGCAACGATTTAGCAAGCTCACCACCAGCGACAGCTATAGCCCCAGTGTTAGCGATCGGAGCCAGCAGGCGCGCAAAGAATATATCGTTGGAGTTCATCCTTTGCATAACCCCAAGCGGCTGTTTGCCGTATACGGGCCTATCGTCGACCGTATAAACAGTGATTTACCGGATGTGACAGTAAGGTTGGAAGCATCGCGTAATTACGAAGAATTCGATAAAAAGCTCTATAGCGGCCACTTTGACTTTGCGATGCCCAATCCCTACCAAACCGTGCGCTCGCTGGCCCATGGTTACCGTGTATTCGGCAAGATGGCCGATGACGAGGATTTTCGCGGCATCATACTGGTACGCAAGGACAGTGGTATACAGCAGGTTAGCGATCTAAAGGGCAAAGCGGTCGCCTATCCCGCCGCCACGGCTCTGGCTGCGACAATGATTCCGCAACAATATCTGCATAGCCACGGTATCGACATTAATACCGACATTGAAAACCGTTATGTGGGGTCTCAGGAATCCTCGATCATGAATGTGCTGCTTGGTGACGTTGCCGCCGCCGCCACTTGGCCGGTGCCTTGGAAAATCTTTATGGCCGAGCATCCGGAGCAGGCGGCGCAGCTGGATGTCAAATGGCAGACCGAAGCGATGGTCAATAATGGTTGGGTGGCTCGCGCCGATGTGCCGGCCGAATTGGTTGAGCGCTTTGCCCGGCAGCTATTCAGTCTGCAAGACGACGAAGCCGGCCGCAAGTTGCTGCAAGCGGTGCCTGTTTCGCGATTCGAGCCGGCCACCGAGCAAACCTATCAGCCGGTGCGGATATTTTTGGAAAATTTTAACCGTACGATTCGGCCGATCGAACAATGA